The genome window ACGGCGACATCCTTCGGGATCGCCAGCCGGTTGAACGGCGACTCCTCCTCGAAGGCTGCGGGCGTCTGCGGCGACGTCCATGTCATCGCGCCGCCGAGCGTGCGCCCGCCTTCGCGCAACGGCGCGGGGAGGAGCGTGTCGCCGCCCTGTTCGAGCCTCGGCCCGGCGAAGCGGATCAGCATGCCGCCGTCCTCGACGAAGGCTCGGAGCCGCTCGCGCACGGCGCCGGACAGGCGGCCAACGTCGGACAGAATAATCACCGAAGGTTTCGCCGCGACGAGGTCGGCGGTTGCCACGTCGAGATTGGCGGTGCGCGGGCGAACGATCTCCGCGAAGGGCGTCAGCGCGCGTTCGAGATAATAGGTCGGCGAAAGGAGCGGCTGCGCATCGTCGTTACCTTCGGTCGCGACGAGGCCCACGCGACGGCGCTGTGAGCGCCCGTCGAGCAGAAACACGCCGCCCGCCGACGCCTCGCCCACGATTTCGAGCCGCGCCACCTGATTGCGAAGGTCCAGCGGCAGGTCGAAGGACACTTCCGCCGAGGATGCGCCGCTCTTGAGATCGAAAGGCGCGACCGACAGACGCTCGCCGCGCCCAGTCACTGCCGCGACCTGACCGCTGTGCGGCGAGGATTCGGCTTTCAAGACCTTCGCCGTGATCGGCCCGGCATTGGCGGAGGCCGCGCGCGTCAGCGCGAGCGCACCAGCGCCGTCCGGATCGCAGTAGAGATCGATCACGCCGCCCGTGGCCACGGCCGCCAGCGCCTTGTTGAGCGCCGCAGTGCCGCTATCTTCGATGCCGTCCGCGAGCCACGCCACGGAAATCTTGCCGCGCGCTCCAAGCTCGCGCTCGACCTGCGCCGCGAGCCCCGCGCGGTCGCCGGGATACGGCTGCGGGACGAGCGAGGCGAAGCGCTGGCGAAATTCTACCGGCGTCAGCGGCTGAAGCGGCGCGGACGGGCCGGCTGTCGCGGCGAGATACATCGTCTGCCCGCTTTCGTCCGCGAGCACTGCGAGTTGCTCGGCGAAGGCGCGGCGCGCGGCCCAGCGGCTCGCGCTTTGCCAGCCATTATCCACCACGACGAGGAGCGGTTGCGCGAGCGTGGCGCTGGCGGTCGCTGGCGGCTTGATATGCGGACCGGCGAGCGCGCCGATCACGGCAGCGGCAACCAGCATGCGCAACGCCGTCAGCCACCACGGGCTGCGAACCGGCGTCTTCTCGCGATGCTTCAGCCCGATCAGGATGGAGGTCGGCGGGAAGGAGACAGTGTCCGGGCGCGGCGGCGTCGCTCGGAGCAGCCACCAGATCAGCGGCAGCGCGGCAAGCCCCGCCAGCATCCACGGCGCAGAAAAACTTAGCGATTGAAGCGCTGCGATCATGGATCATTCCCCGCCTGCGGTTGGCCCTTCACGAAGCCTGTCGCACGGTAGGCTTTTTCGAGCCCCGACAGATGCATGTGAAGTGCAAGCAGCGGTTCCGTCGCGGCGCGGTCGGTGTGATGCAGAAAGGGCGACCAGCCGACTGAATGGGCGTGCTGGGCGATGGCGGCCTTGTGAGCGGCGAGCCTCGCGCGATAATCGTCACGCAGGCTTTCAGCGCGCTCCGCAACGTAGTGCTCGCCGCTTTCGGCGTCCACGAAATCGACGCGACCCTGATAGGGAAGGCTTTCTTCTGCGGGATCGAGGATGCGCATGAGGTGGCCGCGCGAACCTTGGCGCGCGAGTAGGGCGAAACGCGCCGCGAGCGATGCTTCCGGCTCGAGGAAATCGCTGAAGATCACGATCTCCGAATGACGGCTGACGCGCCGGCCGCCTTCCGGCAGGCCGCCCAGCGCGCCGATGCCACGCGCGATCGCTTCGACCATTGCGGTGGCGGCGTTGCGCCTTGTCTTCGGCTCCATGAGGCCGGGGATGCCCACGCGCTCGCCCGCCTCCGACAGGAGCGTCGCCAGCGCCAGCGCCAGCACCACCGCGCGCTCGGCCTTGGACTGCGGCGCAAGGTGGGAGCGAAACATCATCGAGGGCGAAAGGTCGAGCCAGATCCAGACCGTGTGCGCCGCCTCCCATTCGCGTTCGCGAACATAGAGATGGCTCGAACTGGCCGAACGGCGCCAGTCGATCAACGCGGACGGATCGCCCGCCTCGAAAGTGCGGTATTGCCAGAAGGTTTCGCCGGGCCCCGCGCGCCGCCGCCCATGCGTTCCCTGCGCGACCGTGATAGCCACGCGCCGCGCCTCCATCAGAAGCGCGGGCAGCTTGGCCACGAGATCCTGCGATGCGCCTTCAAGGGCGAGGGCCGATGGCCGCGAAAGAAGTTCCGACGCCGACGTCAAAGGGTGTGACCCCGCCTATTTCAGCTTTGCGAGAAGGGAGTCGATGACCTCGTCGACGGTGACGTTTTCCGTGCGCGCGCCGAAGGTCAGCGCCATGCGGTGCCGCAGCACGGGCTTTGCGAGCGCGATCACATCGTCGATGGAGGGCGCGAAGCGGCCGTCGAGCAGCGCGCGGGCGCGGACGGTGAGCATGAGCGACTGGCTGGCGCGCGGCCCCGGGCCCCATGCGACGAGTTCATTCACGCGCGGCCCGGCTTCCGGCGTATTCGGACGGGCGGAACGGACGAGGGTGAGGATGGCGTCGACCACGCTGTCGCCCGCCGGGATCTGGCGCACGAGTTGCTGCGCCGCGATCACCTCCGCCGCCGTCAGCACGGGCTGCACGGTGCGGTCTTCGGTGCCGGTGGTGGAATAGAGCATGCGGCGCTCGGCGGTCGCGTCGGGATAGGACACGTCCACCTG of Rhodomicrobium vannielii ATCC 17100 contains these proteins:
- a CDS encoding DUF58 domain-containing protein, whose protein sequence is MTSASELLSRPSALALEGASQDLVAKLPALLMEARRVAITVAQGTHGRRRAGPGETFWQYRTFEAGDPSALIDWRRSASSSHLYVREREWEAAHTVWIWLDLSPSMMFRSHLAPQSKAERAVVLALALATLLSEAGERVGIPGLMEPKTRRNAATAMVEAIARGIGALGGLPEGGRRVSRHSEIVIFSDFLEPEASLAARFALLARQGSRGHLMRILDPAEESLPYQGRVDFVDAESGEHYVAERAESLRDDYRARLAAHKAAIAQHAHSVGWSPFLHHTDRAATEPLLALHMHLSGLEKAYRATGFVKGQPQAGNDP